In a single window of the Pyrococcus sp. NA2 genome:
- the cbiB gene encoding adenosylcobinamide-phosphate synthase CbiB — MELLTFVLALSLDLLLGEPPAIFHPVVWMGKLIGLLDGVYSRRSPLLDFLAGTLSAFAVISFALLLSLLPSLLPPPLNYLLASYLLKSSFAIRSLHEHVARTITENIEEKRRAVSMIVSRDVKGLDRFHLNSAAIESLAENLNDSVVAPLFYFLLLGLPGAMVYRAVNTLDAMLGYRSERYEFFGKFSARLDDLLNFIPARLTVLLYIPLNPRKILKYYGMAKFKINSDKPIAAMSAVLGVYLEKINCYRFPGREPRDEDIRRALKVYWILVIEWVGVVLLCLSLLGSPLITAVLGGGKGSWIFQLP; from the coding sequence ATGGAGCTCCTGACCTTTGTATTAGCATTATCCCTTGACCTGCTACTCGGTGAGCCTCCGGCAATCTTCCACCCAGTGGTCTGGATGGGAAAGCTCATAGGGCTACTCGACGGTGTTTACAGTAGGAGGTCTCCTCTCCTCGATTTCCTGGCTGGAACCCTCTCGGCCTTCGCCGTTATTTCTTTTGCCCTTCTCCTGTCCTTGCTCCCTTCCCTTCTACCTCCTCCCCTCAACTACCTCTTGGCTTCCTATTTGCTGAAGAGCTCATTCGCTATAAGGTCTCTGCATGAGCACGTTGCCAGGACTATAACCGAGAACATCGAGGAGAAGAGGAGGGCCGTGTCGATGATAGTCAGTAGGGACGTTAAAGGCCTGGACAGATTTCATTTGAACTCGGCCGCCATAGAGAGCCTAGCGGAGAACTTGAACGATTCCGTCGTTGCTCCCCTATTCTACTTCCTTCTCCTGGGCCTTCCTGGGGCGATGGTTTATAGGGCTGTAAACACCTTGGATGCGATGCTCGGCTACAGGAGCGAGCGCTACGAATTCTTCGGGAAGTTCTCCGCTAGATTGGATGATCTCCTGAACTTCATCCCAGCTAGGTTAACGGTGCTCCTCTACATCCCCCTGAACCCCAGGAAGATTCTGAAATACTATGGGATGGCCAAGTTCAAGATAAATTCAGATAAACCAATTGCCGCCATGAGCGCCGTCCTTGGGGTTTACCTTGAAAAGATCAACTGCTATAGGTTCCCTGGGAGGGAGCCGAGAGATGAGGATATAAGGAGGGCCCTTAAGGTTTACTGGATCCTCGTCATCGAATGGGTGGGGGTGGTTCTGTTATGCTTGAGCCTCTTAGGTTCTCCACTCATCACGGCGGTGCTAGGAGGAGGGAAAGGCTCCTGGATTTTTCAGCTTCCCTAA
- a CDS encoding MoxR family ATPase, with protein MDGKKFLELLKGEVHKAVVGKDDVIELLTIALLAEGHVILEGIPGVAKTTIAKSFAQALGLKFSRIQLTPDLLPADIMGTVYYDQKDGFWKIKKGPIFANVVLADEINRAQPKTQSALLEAMQERQVTIEGRTFQLERPFIVIATKNPLEVEGVYNLPEAQVDRFMMTIKIGYPDKDEELEMLRKKDRNEFREVRSIFSKDVIVKAIEQVRRVRTSDEVLHYLYEIVNETRKDDRLIVGASPRASEHLLYAAKAKAFLEGRDYVIPDDVKALAVPVLAHRLLVKAEYEVEGVKGEDVVREILERVEVPV; from the coding sequence ATGGACGGAAAGAAGTTCCTTGAGCTGCTCAAGGGCGAAGTCCACAAGGCCGTAGTTGGCAAGGACGATGTGATAGAGCTTTTGACCATAGCCCTACTCGCTGAGGGCCACGTAATCCTGGAGGGAATCCCTGGGGTTGCCAAGACGACCATAGCAAAGAGCTTCGCCCAAGCCTTGGGCCTGAAGTTCTCGAGGATTCAGCTGACCCCAGATCTGTTGCCTGCCGATATAATGGGAACCGTCTACTACGACCAGAAGGATGGGTTCTGGAAGATAAAGAAGGGTCCAATCTTCGCCAACGTCGTGTTGGCTGATGAGATAAATAGAGCCCAACCAAAGACCCAGTCGGCTCTACTGGAGGCGATGCAGGAGAGGCAGGTCACTATAGAAGGGAGAACTTTCCAATTAGAGAGGCCTTTCATAGTCATAGCAACGAAGAATCCGCTCGAGGTCGAAGGCGTGTATAATCTGCCGGAAGCTCAAGTCGACAGGTTCATGATGACCATAAAGATAGGTTATCCGGACAAGGATGAGGAGCTTGAGATGCTCAGGAAGAAGGACAGGAACGAGTTCAGGGAAGTTAGGAGCATCTTCTCCAAAGATGTAATAGTTAAGGCTATTGAGCAGGTTAGAAGGGTTAGGACGAGCGATGAGGTTCTCCACTACCTGTACGAGATAGTGAACGAGACGAGGAAGGATGATAGGCTAATAGTCGGAGCCTCGCCGAGAGCAAGTGAGCATCTCCTGTACGCAGCTAAGGCGAAGGCCTTCTTGGAGGGTAGGGATTATGTTATTCCTGATGACGTTAAAGCTTTAGCCGTTCCAGTCCTGGCCCACAGGTTGCTGGTTAAGGCAGAGTACGAGGTTGAGGGTGTTAAAGGAGAGGACGTCGTCAGGGAGATCCTCGAGAGGGTAGAGGTGCCGGTATGA
- a CDS encoding PIN domain-containing protein, translating to MVHLSEVANILEAKSNLQTALDFLEELLTAKNVKILPVTTEDYLKAVLIAREKNISANDALAYLKMKELGIKEIYTFDRHFEGGYQGLIHSSSLAKGLISRRRFLRGCHPKGRGFQKKM from the coding sequence ATTGTTCACCTCAGTGAGGTTGCTAATATTCTCGAAGCAAAGAGCAACTTACAAACTGCCTTAGACTTTCTAGAAGAGCTCCTAACAGCTAAAAATGTTAAGATACTCCCCGTAACAACAGAAGACTACCTAAAAGCCGTCCTAATAGCGAGAGAGAAGAATATAAGTGCTAATGACGCCCTTGCATATCTTAAAATGAAGGAGTTGGGGATTAAAGAGATTTATACCTTTGATAGACACTTTGAAGGTGGTTATCAGGGACTGATCCACTCCTCGTCCTTGGCTAAGGGTTTAATCTCTAGAAGACGGTTTTTGAGAGGATGTCACCCTAAAGGGCGAGGCTTTCAAAAGAAAATGTAA
- the cobZ gene encoding alpha-ribazole phosphatase CobZ, protein MDVIRILEDRGITLEKMIETALALYIGDDAEGVREELRGIMLKYLGDINVQALILSAILLEENFEVEGDPVNLVADELIGISIAEYIGGKMGLFNFFYYDTRKPGILRELPPFLDDAIGGFIAGCMTRLFQERRGNEESTLVPDEDSSEGRL, encoded by the coding sequence ATGGACGTAATTAGAATCCTTGAGGATAGGGGCATAACCCTTGAAAAAATGATTGAGACGGCCTTGGCGCTCTACATAGGGGATGATGCTGAGGGGGTAAGGGAGGAGCTCAGAGGGATCATGCTCAAGTACCTAGGGGACATTAATGTTCAAGCACTAATACTCTCGGCAATACTACTCGAAGAGAACTTTGAAGTCGAGGGAGACCCGGTGAATTTGGTGGCCGATGAGCTTATAGGAATAAGCATCGCCGAGTACATAGGGGGAAAGATGGGCCTTTTCAACTTCTTCTACTACGACACCAGGAAGCCTGGAATACTTAGGGAGTTGCCTCCCTTCTTAGATGATGCAATAGGGGGATTCATAGCGGGTTGCATGACGAGGTTGTTCCAGGAGAGGAGAGGCAATGAGGAATCTACTCTCGTTCCTGACGAGGATTCCAGTGAGGGGAGACTTTGA
- a CDS encoding nucleotidyltransferase domain-containing protein, with the protein MRVAREFKERHKKVFDVVLYGSTTMGKEEPNDYDFLVITRGASEGERFDLAFEFREELFDLGFQHEKLDVKALNLEDLFNPNYLATPGVITSGFSLTKGKFIHELMNGEGYSLFIMRVGLRGSERKRFSYALRGRNGDSGVITELGGLLLSSNVALIPVEKTYKFKEFLDYWRIDYENLPPLRTQDINQKPY; encoded by the coding sequence ATGAGGGTGGCTAGGGAGTTCAAGGAGAGGCACAAGAAGGTCTTTGATGTAGTCCTCTACGGCTCGACGACCATGGGGAAGGAGGAGCCGAATGACTACGACTTCTTGGTAATCACGAGAGGAGCCAGCGAGGGGGAGAGGTTTGACTTGGCCTTTGAGTTCAGGGAGGAACTTTTTGACTTGGGCTTTCAGCATGAAAAGCTTGATGTGAAGGCCCTGAACCTCGAGGACCTCTTCAACCCAAACTATCTGGCCACCCCAGGAGTAATAACTAGCGGGTTCTCCCTCACCAAGGGGAAGTTCATCCACGAGCTCATGAACGGGGAGGGCTACTCCCTGTTCATCATGAGGGTGGGGCTCAGGGGGAGTGAGAGGAAGAGGTTCTCCTACGCACTCAGGGGGAGAAATGGGGATAGTGGAGTCATCACCGAGCTTGGCGGTTTGCTGTTATCATCGAACGTCGCCCTAATCCCCGTGGAAAAAACGTATAAGTTCAAGGAGTTCCTGGACTACTGGAGAATTGACTACGAAAATCTACCTCCTCTACGGACTCAAGATATCAATCAGAAACCATACTAA
- a CDS encoding DUF58 domain-containing protein has protein sequence MFLRKGESVVKVKVKPIAKGERELKLKLRFEDRAGLYYEEEEREFRIQVLPSVDSIREAMKEERRVRLKEAYKKGRIGVESLEIYGLREYLPGDDVRRIDWKASTRIGKLIVKEFLRESEGDVYIVLDASREMRKRIRRSKIDYASTLALYLATLIVREGRRVGLIIFWDEDFKVVKPGRELEKIREAIRFRPVRGLMSFKGEISLRVRGFLKLFPRKRRSIADALLSLRESSHLILISDLMSNTPLLYRAIAMAKKKHKIVILSPNPVLFYSGELDEETLRFLYRKYREREKVIRRFNSLVPTLDLGPSDYREVLEVLG, from the coding sequence GTGTTTTTAAGGAAGGGAGAGAGCGTTGTAAAGGTAAAGGTTAAGCCAATTGCGAAGGGCGAGAGGGAGCTCAAGCTTAAGCTTAGGTTTGAGGATAGGGCCGGTTTGTATTATGAAGAGGAGGAGAGAGAATTTAGGATTCAAGTTCTTCCCTCCGTGGATTCGATAAGGGAAGCAATGAAGGAGGAGAGGAGGGTTAGGCTAAAAGAAGCTTATAAGAAGGGAAGGATTGGAGTTGAGAGCTTGGAAATTTATGGGCTTAGGGAGTACTTGCCTGGAGATGACGTGAGGAGGATAGACTGGAAGGCAAGTACTAGGATAGGCAAGCTGATCGTTAAGGAGTTCTTGAGGGAGAGCGAAGGTGACGTTTACATAGTTCTAGATGCCTCAAGGGAGATGAGGAAGAGGATTAGGAGGAGTAAGATAGACTATGCCTCAACTCTAGCCCTTTACTTGGCCACCCTCATAGTGAGGGAAGGCAGGAGGGTTGGGCTCATAATCTTCTGGGACGAGGACTTCAAGGTGGTAAAGCCTGGAAGGGAGCTGGAGAAGATAAGGGAGGCGATAAGGTTCAGGCCCGTGAGGGGATTGATGAGCTTCAAGGGGGAAATTAGTCTAAGGGTGAGGGGTTTCCTCAAGCTCTTCCCCAGGAAGAGGAGGAGCATCGCTGATGCTCTGCTAAGCTTAAGGGAGAGCTCTCACCTGATACTAATTTCAGATTTAATGAGCAACACGCCGCTCCTCTACAGGGCCATAGCGATGGCCAAGAAGAAGCATAAGATAGTGATTTTATCTCCTAACCCCGTCCTTTTCTATTCTGGGGAGCTGGATGAGGAAACGTTAAGGTTCCTGTACAGGAAGTACAGGGAGAGGGAGAAGGTTATTAGGAGGTTCAATTCCCTAGTTCCAACTCTCGACTTGGGGCCTTCCGATTATAGGGAAGTGCTGGAGGTGTTGGGATGA
- a CDS encoding ATP-binding protein, translating into MTKSRVLINITNGEEMSESEFRKLLPFLIREERIVVDEFHRLSDETLSTIQALGGSGSIILITSTIRKIVGKNSPILGLFELKKVDLVDPRDAISFSRSLGFKGKEMMEIACLVREPWIVPKLERVRGRIFDELEEELRIYVPHLVGEVFEEEDIEFTSRYSGILEAVANGKNSASEISSYLYSLGLIEKDNPGLISQYLRNLVDMGLIVPRLVFGKRKKVFKYRLTSLLVDLAFYLNSKYAFFESGAGVGENVGEILRRRIPIYMEWFFEELLERYFGMQPIKIAKPELEVDIALRDFKRIKVVGEVKWRESIGEKEIRKAEEKLRRFGEARKMLIVPSKDSLKREPRGIEVWDWEDFLRISLL; encoded by the coding sequence GTGACGAAGAGCAGGGTCCTCATAAACATAACTAATGGGGAGGAAATGAGCGAATCCGAGTTTCGGAAGTTGCTTCCATTTCTCATCCGGGAGGAGAGAATAGTCGTGGATGAGTTCCATAGGTTAAGCGATGAAACGCTATCAACTATACAGGCCCTAGGTGGTAGTGGAAGTATAATCCTGATAACATCTACGATTAGGAAGATAGTTGGAAAGAACAGTCCAATTTTGGGACTTTTTGAACTCAAAAAGGTTGACCTAGTGGATCCGAGAGATGCAATATCCTTTTCGAGGTCCTTGGGCTTTAAAGGAAAGGAGATGATGGAGATAGCATGTTTAGTTAGGGAACCCTGGATAGTCCCTAAGCTTGAGAGAGTTAGGGGGAGGATATTCGACGAGCTCGAGGAAGAACTTAGGATATACGTTCCCCATTTAGTTGGAGAGGTATTTGAGGAGGAAGATATTGAGTTCACGAGCAGGTACTCAGGAATACTTGAGGCCGTTGCTAATGGTAAGAACTCGGCTTCTGAGATATCCAGCTACCTCTACTCTTTAGGTTTAATAGAGAAGGACAATCCTGGGCTGATATCCCAGTACCTGAGGAACCTAGTTGACATGGGGCTCATCGTTCCTAGACTCGTATTCGGAAAGAGAAAGAAGGTTTTCAAGTACAGATTGACGTCCCTACTCGTTGATCTAGCTTTCTACTTGAACTCAAAGTACGCATTCTTTGAATCTGGAGCTGGAGTGGGAGAGAATGTTGGTGAAATTCTGAGAAGGAGAATCCCGATTTACATGGAGTGGTTCTTTGAGGAGCTCCTTGAGAGGTACTTTGGAATGCAACCCATCAAGATTGCGAAACCTGAACTCGAAGTTGATATAGCCCTAAGGGACTTCAAGAGGATAAAGGTGGTTGGAGAGGTCAAGTGGAGGGAGAGCATAGGGGAGAAGGAGATAAGGAAAGCTGAGGAGAAGCTTAGAAGATTCGGGGAAGCGAGGAAGATGCTAATAGTTCCGAGCAAGGATTCCCTAAAGAGGGAGCCCAGAGGGATTGAGGTGTGGGACTGGGAGGACTTCCTCAGGATATCTCTTTTATAG
- a CDS encoding DUF1616 domain-containing protein yields the protein MKLKDYWDLITIIALSLLLDFLIAFYPESIIRKILGLAFVLFFPGYVFITALFPEKKELDNLERLALSFGLSIAIVPLIGLALNYTPWGIRLEPILVSLTLFNISFSLIAIYRRSKAIKPWIPWITIERIKEELEWDKASKLDKALTVVLLIAIVASVATLVYVITHPKPGEAFTEFYILGPKGKASDYPTKLYVGQNGTVIIGIVNHEHRNVTYFVEIWLVNLTFNFTTNETTVHEMYLMNRFNVTLPPIPVNIEGNWTPQFETNYTFSIDKPGRWQVWFLLFKDKEPLIPESCLRGENCADTEAWRIIQAINGTIQSLKLNVEVKEIS from the coding sequence ATGAAGCTCAAGGATTACTGGGATTTAATAACGATCATCGCACTTTCACTCCTTCTCGACTTTCTCATCGCTTTCTACCCAGAGAGCATAATAAGAAAAATCCTTGGCTTAGCTTTCGTCCTTTTCTTCCCCGGTTATGTGTTCATCACAGCTCTCTTCCCCGAGAAGAAAGAGTTGGACAACCTTGAAAGGCTGGCCTTAAGCTTTGGGCTGAGCATAGCGATAGTCCCCCTCATAGGACTTGCCTTAAACTACACCCCCTGGGGGATAAGGCTCGAGCCAATACTGGTCAGCTTAACCCTCTTCAACATTTCGTTCTCCTTAATTGCAATCTACAGGAGGAGCAAGGCGATAAAGCCTTGGATTCCATGGATAACTATCGAGAGGATAAAGGAGGAGCTCGAGTGGGATAAAGCAAGTAAGCTTGACAAGGCCCTGACAGTTGTACTGCTCATAGCCATAGTGGCCTCCGTGGCAACATTGGTCTACGTAATAACGCACCCAAAGCCGGGGGAAGCTTTCACGGAGTTCTACATCCTAGGGCCCAAAGGAAAGGCGAGTGATTATCCGACGAAGCTTTACGTTGGCCAGAACGGGACTGTGATAATTGGGATAGTTAACCACGAGCACAGGAACGTCACGTACTTCGTTGAGATATGGCTCGTCAACTTAACGTTTAACTTCACCACAAATGAAACTACAGTCCACGAGATGTACCTCATGAACCGGTTCAACGTTACTCTGCCCCCAATTCCTGTGAACATCGAGGGGAACTGGACGCCGCAGTTCGAGACGAATTATACCTTCAGCATAGATAAGCCCGGAAGGTGGCAGGTCTGGTTCCTTCTCTTTAAGGACAAGGAGCCCCTGATACCCGAGAGCTGCTTGAGGGGAGAGAACTGTGCCGATACTGAAGCTTGGAGGATAATTCAGGCTATAAATGGAACAATACAGAGCCTAAAGCTGAACGTGGAGGTCAAAGAGATATCCTGA
- a CDS encoding aminotransferase class I/II-fold pyridoxal phosphate-dependent enzyme, producing MLEPLRFSTHHGGARRRERLLDFSASLNPYPPEWIGEVFERAKELSQRYPYYEDLEEELSQLVGDEITVTAGITEALYLVGILALRRDKKVVIPRHTFGEYERVARMFNARVVKGPNEPERLAELVDRNSVVFFCNPNNPDGKFYDVRPLIDVVEDTNSLLVLDEAFIDFVRGAKSYESENVVKLRTFTKSYGVPGIRVGYVIGFSEAFRSVRMPWGIGSLGVAFLEKVVEDKFDHIRKTMPLIWKEKERIERRLNLKSDANYFVMEVGDARTVVEKLRELGILVRDCSSFGLPRHIRFSVRKPEENDALLEALEKVLDV from the coding sequence ATGCTTGAGCCTCTTAGGTTCTCCACTCATCACGGCGGTGCTAGGAGGAGGGAAAGGCTCCTGGATTTTTCAGCTTCCCTAAACCCCTATCCTCCAGAATGGATTGGGGAGGTGTTCGAGAGGGCTAAGGAACTTTCCCAGAGGTATCCGTACTACGAGGATCTCGAGGAGGAGCTTTCCCAGCTGGTTGGAGATGAAATAACTGTAACCGCTGGCATAACGGAGGCCCTCTACCTGGTGGGAATACTGGCCCTTAGGAGGGATAAGAAGGTCGTGATTCCCAGGCACACCTTTGGCGAGTACGAGAGGGTAGCGAGGATGTTCAACGCTAGGGTTGTTAAAGGGCCCAATGAGCCTGAGAGGCTGGCCGAGCTTGTGGACAGGAACTCGGTCGTCTTCTTCTGCAACCCGAACAATCCAGATGGGAAGTTCTATGATGTTAGGCCACTGATAGATGTGGTTGAGGATACGAACTCTTTGCTGGTTCTAGATGAGGCCTTCATAGACTTCGTCAGGGGGGCTAAGAGCTACGAGAGTGAGAACGTTGTAAAGCTTAGGACATTCACTAAAAGCTATGGGGTCCCAGGGATAAGGGTTGGCTACGTCATAGGCTTTTCGGAAGCTTTTAGAAGCGTGAGGATGCCCTGGGGAATTGGTTCCCTGGGAGTTGCGTTCCTTGAGAAGGTGGTTGAAGATAAGTTTGACCACATAAGGAAGACCATGCCCTTGATATGGAAGGAAAAGGAGAGGATTGAGAGAAGGCTTAACCTGAAGAGCGATGCGAACTACTTCGTGATGGAAGTTGGAGATGCAAGGACTGTTGTAGAAAAGCTCAGGGAGCTGGGGATACTGGTAAGGGACTGTTCCAGCTTCGGATTACCAAGACACATAAGGTTCTCCGTTAGAAAGCCGGAGGAGAACGATGCTTTACTAGAAGCTTTGGAGAAAGTTTTAGATGTATAA
- a CDS encoding DUF4350 domain-containing protein, whose product MRRATYAIMLIFGLGFLILPISIPVFLSNTEFSILNNKWNGLSSFAKLVYEEKGMVIPITDSLNNFNFRKGTLIIAGPDLGYSSLEVERIKEFLENGGTVIIMDDFGTGNQILEGLNLTLRFSRKVPIDPLYFKDYRLPIIVNIEDPELAKNVKGIILNYPSVITGGEGEVFTSKVTLLDGKFGQYPVLVELNYGKGKLILFSDPSVFTNDMFPLNREFIENFVEKYVKPPVYFDEAHHSNFNPYYVGTIVVRRSLDKEKAFYVVLAVGLIALAVESGLVYSVMSKALELVLKILFKEEKVNLEEIIEKLEREGYDRRILEKIVREVGG is encoded by the coding sequence ATGAGGAGGGCAACCTACGCAATAATGCTCATCTTTGGACTGGGCTTTCTTATATTGCCTATCTCAATTCCTGTTTTCCTTTCAAACACAGAGTTCAGCATTTTAAATAATAAGTGGAACGGTCTCTCAAGCTTCGCGAAGCTGGTTTATGAGGAAAAAGGCATGGTAATTCCGATAACCGACAGCCTAAATAACTTCAACTTTAGGAAGGGCACGTTGATAATAGCCGGCCCTGATTTAGGCTACTCTTCATTGGAGGTTGAGAGGATCAAGGAGTTCCTCGAGAACGGAGGTACAGTGATAATCATGGACGACTTTGGAACCGGAAATCAAATATTAGAAGGGCTGAACTTAACTTTGAGGTTCTCCAGGAAGGTTCCAATTGATCCTTTGTACTTCAAGGACTACAGGCTTCCAATAATCGTGAACATAGAGGATCCAGAGCTGGCAAAGAACGTCAAGGGGATAATTCTAAACTATCCGTCGGTGATAACCGGCGGAGAGGGTGAAGTTTTTACAAGTAAAGTAACTCTGCTCGATGGCAAGTTCGGCCAATACCCGGTTCTAGTTGAACTCAACTACGGAAAGGGGAAGCTCATTCTATTTTCAGACCCAAGCGTGTTCACGAACGACATGTTTCCCTTGAACAGGGAGTTCATAGAGAACTTCGTCGAGAAGTACGTTAAACCTCCAGTCTACTTTGATGAGGCCCATCATTCGAACTTCAACCCCTACTACGTTGGAACGATAGTGGTTAGGAGGAGCTTGGATAAGGAGAAGGCCTTTTACGTTGTTTTGGCTGTCGGCTTAATAGCTCTTGCAGTTGAGAGTGGTTTAGTTTACAGCGTTATGAGCAAGGCGCTAGAGCTCGTGCTTAAGATTCTCTTCAAGGAGGAGAAGGTTAATTTGGAGGAGATAATTGAGAAGCTCGAGAGGGAGGGCTACGATAGGAGGATACTTGAGAAGATAGTTAGGGAGGTTGGTGGTTGA
- a CDS encoding Ig-like domain repeat protein: protein MRRVAIIMFILLILTSPVLAEPRQIPLNEVRESDEGYYIFFSALLKLYSKSLDDVLDENLNGTSYERLGLILNFLIEEQNERLRHFLPPFLELYKGIGKIVEGQRVFFKGKMLSGVAMMKEGISESELALSDIEGLEFKTENDVKRLNVGEVRDKLERVKDLVSTYEFLVKKKLSENITLALYVSDENPFIYENVTFYGIARNFSEVTVHVGNESFKVKVVKGEFSLNYTFYTPGVYIAYAEAGNIRSNVLRINVTRIPTRIIVPKVVVGRIFQDVIVNGSLVDYMGNPIQGNLITSIGNVSVNGSFSIKLRYKKYGNYVINLYYPGNNIYESSEASVRLVILRLPVTIRISSEREKVRAGKEFRVYGNVSVDVPIELCVDGNCSSIEVENGSFNATLSINDVGEHEIYAYFKGNEMYEPAKSNVIIVEVYSYPVREIAVAVLLLFLVFLILRLRPRKMQGIEIGGEIEELLKREEVPEGTPTVRDSYRRIYFTLIRKFNLGRSTTPRELLNFLKDKPFWDHLAKVTMGHEKEVYAGRRLSLKEVKAFFRALGNLMLTLILGEEP from the coding sequence ATGAGGCGGGTTGCAATTATCATGTTCATCCTCCTCATCCTCACGTCTCCAGTGTTAGCCGAACCAAGGCAGATCCCCCTTAATGAGGTTAGGGAGAGCGATGAGGGTTACTACATATTCTTCTCTGCTTTACTTAAGTTGTACTCCAAATCGCTTGACGACGTTCTAGATGAGAACTTAAACGGCACTTCCTATGAAAGGCTTGGTCTCATCTTGAACTTTTTAATCGAGGAGCAAAATGAGAGGCTTAGGCATTTTTTGCCTCCTTTCCTCGAGCTCTATAAGGGGATTGGAAAGATAGTTGAGGGGCAAAGGGTATTCTTCAAGGGAAAGATGCTTAGCGGAGTTGCAATGATGAAGGAGGGGATTTCGGAGAGCGAATTGGCCCTTAGCGACATAGAAGGTTTGGAGTTCAAAACGGAGAATGATGTGAAAAGGTTAAACGTTGGTGAAGTGAGGGATAAGCTCGAGAGAGTTAAGGATCTAGTCTCAACCTACGAGTTCTTGGTTAAGAAAAAGCTTTCCGAGAATATCACGCTTGCCCTCTACGTCTCAGATGAAAACCCTTTCATATATGAGAACGTTACCTTCTACGGAATAGCGAGGAACTTCTCTGAGGTTACAGTTCACGTAGGAAACGAGAGCTTCAAGGTTAAGGTGGTGAAGGGAGAGTTTTCCCTGAACTACACCTTCTACACTCCTGGGGTCTACATAGCTTACGCCGAGGCAGGCAACATTAGGTCGAACGTTTTAAGGATAAACGTCACGAGGATTCCTACGAGGATAATAGTTCCTAAGGTTGTCGTCGGGAGGATATTCCAGGATGTGATTGTTAACGGTTCCCTCGTGGATTACATGGGCAACCCAATACAGGGGAACCTAATAACTTCGATTGGAAACGTAAGCGTCAACGGAAGCTTTTCGATAAAGCTTAGATACAAGAAATACGGGAACTACGTAATCAACCTTTATTACCCAGGGAACAACATCTACGAGAGTAGCGAGGCAAGCGTGAGGCTCGTCATTCTAAGACTGCCCGTTACAATAAGGATCTCCTCCGAGAGGGAGAAGGTCAGGGCTGGGAAGGAGTTCAGGGTTTACGGGAATGTGAGCGTTGACGTTCCCATTGAGCTCTGTGTCGACGGCAACTGCTCTTCCATTGAGGTTGAAAATGGGAGCTTTAACGCCACCTTATCCATTAACGACGTTGGCGAGCACGAGATCTATGCCTACTTTAAGGGAAATGAGATGTACGAGCCGGCCAAGTCCAACGTTATAATCGTCGAGGTCTACTCTTATCCCGTTAGAGAAATTGCCGTTGCTGTGCTCTTATTATTCCTTGTCTTCCTTATACTTAGGCTTAGGCCCAGGAAAATGCAGGGAATCGAGATAGGTGGGGAGATAGAAGAGCTCCTTAAGAGGGAGGAGGTGCCCGAGGGAACGCCCACGGTTAGGGACTCTTACAGGCGCATCTACTTTACCCTAATAAGGAAGTTCAACCTCGGGAGGAGCACCACTCCCAGGGAACTACTGAACTTCCTCAAGGACAAGCCATTCTGGGATCACCTGGCTAAGGTCACGATGGGTCATGAGAAGGAGGTTTACGCCGGCAGGAGGTTAAGCCTTAAGGAAGTCAAGGCCTTCTTCAGGGCGTTGGGAAACCTCATGCTAACTCTAATCCTGGGTGAGGAGCCATGA